Proteins encoded together in one Nostoc sp. PCC 7524 window:
- a CDS encoding ABC transporter ATP-binding protein, with amino-acid sequence MPNTISITDSLVPNPAPKSAIIRLENIFKIYGSGETEVKALNDVNLVINEGEYCSIMGPSGSGKSTAMNIIGCLDRPTTGHYYLDNVDVAQMQDAQLASIRNTKLGFVFQQFHLLAQLTALENVMLPMVYAGVNPTERRDRAAEALTKVGLANRINNKPTQLSGGQQQRVAIARAIVNRPVVLLADEPTGALDSRTTQEVLDIFTELNSSGITVVMVTHEPEVARQTHRIVWFRDGQVVHSHLTPEDLTHLTT; translated from the coding sequence ATGCCAAACACTATTTCCATTACCGATTCTCTGGTTCCTAATCCTGCGCCTAAATCAGCAATTATTCGACTAGAAAATATTTTTAAAATCTACGGCAGTGGTGAAACTGAAGTCAAAGCCCTCAATGATGTGAATTTGGTGATTAACGAGGGTGAATACTGTTCCATTATGGGGCCTTCTGGTTCAGGTAAATCCACAGCGATGAATATCATCGGTTGTTTAGATCGCCCTACTACGGGACATTATTACTTAGATAATGTCGATGTGGCACAAATGCAAGATGCTCAATTGGCCAGTATCCGTAATACTAAACTGGGGTTTGTATTCCAACAATTCCACCTTTTAGCCCAATTGACTGCTTTAGAAAATGTGATGTTGCCAATGGTGTATGCTGGTGTCAACCCGACAGAAAGACGCGATCGCGCTGCCGAAGCACTCACAAAAGTCGGTCTAGCAAATCGGATCAACAACAAACCCACTCAATTATCTGGGGGGCAGCAACAACGGGTAGCGATCGCGCGTGCTATTGTTAATCGTCCTGTTGTCCTCTTAGCTGATGAACCTACTGGCGCACTCGATTCACGCACAACCCAAGAAGTTTTAGATATTTTTACCGAATTAAATTCTAGTGGGATCACTGTAGTTATGGTCACGCACGAACCAGAAGTTGCTCGTCAAACCCACCGCATAGTCTGGTTCCGCGATGGTCAAGTAGTGCATTCCCACCTCACCCCAGAAGATCTAACCCACCTAACTACATAA
- a CDS encoding orange carotenoid protein N-terminal domain-containing protein — protein MTASYEQKTPQALSNETQKIVEVFNTLDTDAKLAWLYFVYEKMGDSVTPADPTAAEPELAPLLLGDFFELSDEQQLNIMRAIVNCEDTEYSRAYGAIKENNQLFVWYAWAVAMGDVVVGMPDTYKPTEKINDLLAQIEGLDFEGQISVLRTIAGAMGYTDVKPIATQAETGKTPSL, from the coding sequence ATGACTGCTAGTTACGAGCAAAAAACACCGCAAGCTCTCAGCAACGAAACTCAAAAGATAGTAGAAGTTTTTAATACTTTAGATACTGATGCCAAATTAGCTTGGCTATATTTTGTTTATGAAAAAATGGGTGATTCCGTAACTCCAGCAGATCCTACAGCCGCAGAACCAGAGTTAGCACCACTTTTATTGGGTGACTTTTTTGAATTATCAGATGAACAACAATTGAACATCATGCGTGCAATTGTTAACTGTGAAGATACAGAATATAGTCGTGCTTATGGTGCTATCAAAGAAAATAATCAGCTATTTGTTTGGTATGCTTGGGCTGTAGCTATGGGCGATGTAGTGGTAGGAATGCCAGATACTTACAAGCCCACGGAAAAAATAAATGATTTACTGGCTCAAATTGAAGGATTAGATTTTGAAGGTCAAATTTCAGTGTTGCGAACGATCGCGGGCGCAATGGGCTACACTGATGTCAAGCCAATTGCCACGCAAGCTGAAACTGGCAAAACACCTAGTCTTTAA
- a CDS encoding HAD-IA family hydrolase, with amino-acid sequence MTQKVIIFDFDGTIADTVDALVSIANRLAADFGYVQITPEQLTLLRNLSSREIIKYSGVSLFKIPFLVKKVKTELKNKIQELKPIPGMKEALEDLQHHGYKLGIITSNSKENVTDFLRINELDNLFEFIYSGVTIFGKTTIINNVLKQKQIKHKCVVYVGDETRDIEASKKANIKVIAVTWGFNSPEVLAKQNPDFLINQPSQLLQVIQDCQQ; translated from the coding sequence ATGACACAGAAAGTAATTATCTTTGATTTTGATGGCACGATTGCGGATACGGTAGATGCGCTTGTAAGTATTGCCAATCGTTTAGCCGCAGATTTTGGTTATGTACAAATTACACCAGAACAGTTGACTCTCCTCAGAAATTTATCATCTAGAGAAATTATTAAATATTCAGGGGTTTCTCTATTCAAAATACCGTTTCTCGTCAAAAAAGTTAAAACTGAATTAAAAAATAAAATCCAGGAACTGAAACCCATACCTGGAATGAAAGAAGCATTAGAAGATTTACAGCATCATGGCTATAAGCTGGGAATTATTACATCTAATTCCAAAGAAAACGTCACAGATTTTTTAAGGATTAATGAGTTGGATAATTTATTTGAATTTATCTACTCAGGAGTGACTATTTTTGGCAAAACTACTATCATTAATAATGTTCTCAAGCAGAAGCAGATAAAACATAAATGTGTTGTTTATGTAGGAGATGAAACCAGAGATATCGAGGCATCAAAAAAAGCTAATATCAAAGTCATTGCTGTTACTTGGGGATTTAATTCTCCTGAAGTATTAGCCAAGCAAAATCCTGATTTCTTAATTAATCAGCCTAGTCAGTTATTGCAAGTAATTCAAGATTGTCAGCAATAA
- the queG gene encoding tRNA epoxyqueuosine(34) reductase QueG, which yields MVKEKTKELGFHKVGIAAVDGGNHTEVERLQAWIRLGYHADMEWMANPKRQDISLVMPEARSLVCVALNYYTPHQRPPGKEYAKISRYGWGRDYHKVMHKKLKALTTWLQSLDPSIQARYYADTGPIQDKVWAQRAGIGWIAKNGNVITREYGSWVFLGEVVTNLELESDRPHTEHCGSCTRCLEACPTGAITQPFVVDANRCIAYHTIENRAEKLPAEITPHMQGWVAGCDICQDVCPWNQRFAQTTDVRDFEPYPENIAPKLLELAQISYEEWERKFPASALRRIKPEMLRRNARANLDASRQCNDTESNYL from the coding sequence GTGGTAAAAGAAAAGACCAAAGAGTTGGGTTTTCACAAAGTTGGCATTGCTGCTGTAGATGGGGGTAATCATACAGAAGTCGAGCGGCTGCAAGCATGGATAAGACTGGGTTATCACGCCGATATGGAGTGGATGGCAAACCCGAAGCGTCAGGATATCAGTTTAGTAATGCCAGAGGCGCGATCGCTTGTGTGTGTGGCGCTCAATTACTACACTCCTCATCAACGTCCCCCAGGCAAAGAATACGCCAAAATCTCCCGTTATGGCTGGGGTAGGGATTATCACAAAGTCATGCATAAGAAACTCAAAGCACTGACTACCTGGTTACAATCACTAGACCCCAGTATTCAGGCTCGTTACTATGCAGATACTGGCCCCATCCAAGATAAAGTATGGGCGCAACGAGCTGGAATTGGTTGGATTGCTAAAAATGGTAATGTGATTACTAGAGAGTATGGCTCTTGGGTATTTTTGGGTGAGGTGGTGACAAATTTGGAACTAGAGAGCGATCGCCCCCATACAGAACATTGTGGTAGCTGTACACGTTGTCTAGAAGCTTGTCCTACAGGTGCAATCACTCAGCCCTTTGTAGTGGATGCTAATCGCTGCATCGCATATCATACCATTGAGAATCGAGCAGAAAAATTACCAGCAGAAATTACACCCCATATGCAAGGTTGGGTAGCTGGTTGTGATATTTGCCAAGATGTTTGTCCTTGGAATCAGCGTTTTGCTCAAACAACAGATGTGAGAGATTTTGAACCCTATCCAGAAAATATTGCCCCTAAACTGCTAGAATTAGCGCAAATCTCATATGAGGAGTGGGAGAGAAAATTTCCAGCATCGGCGTTGCGGCGGATTAAACCAGAAATGTTAAGACGGAATGCCCGTGCTAATCTTGACGCATCCAGGCAATGTAATGACACAGAAAGTAATTATCTTTGA
- a CDS encoding orange carotenoid protein N-terminal domain-containing protein: protein MTFTSDSSSIRFSQTFNGIQAGDAVASTTAVFQSLSVDDQLAVLWYAYTEMGRSITPAATGAARLQLAEGLLNQIKQMSHAEQLEVMRDLAAKKNTQFTRSYGILSANTKLAFWYELSELMVKGFVVPVPTNYKISRDGSQVLEALKQLDFGQQITVLRRVVSDMGVDPLAD, encoded by the coding sequence ATGACATTCACTTCTGATTCCTCTTCAATTCGTTTTTCACAAACTTTTAACGGTATCCAAGCTGGTGATGCTGTAGCTTCCACCACTGCTGTATTTCAAAGCCTCAGCGTAGATGACCAGTTAGCAGTGCTATGGTACGCCTACACAGAAATGGGTCGTTCAATCACACCTGCTGCTACAGGTGCTGCGCGTTTACAGTTAGCAGAAGGTTTATTAAATCAGATTAAGCAAATGTCTCACGCAGAACAACTAGAAGTAATGCGTGACCTAGCTGCCAAGAAAAATACTCAATTTACTCGCTCCTACGGTATTCTGAGCGCCAATACCAAGTTAGCTTTCTGGTACGAATTATCCGAATTGATGGTTAAAGGTTTTGTTGTACCTGTCCCCACAAACTACAAAATCTCCCGTGATGGTTCTCAGGTACTAGAAGCACTCAAGCAACTAGACTTTGGTCAACAAATCACAGTTCTACGTCGAGTAGTATCTGATATGGGTGTTGATCCCTTAGCTGATTAA
- a CDS encoding ketosteroid isomerase family protein, protein MKAAEYLSSAAKSVNEIPGITEATILEYFATLNAGEFLATAALFAEDGVMYPPFESGIVGPDAIANYLQQEAQDIKADTHQGIVEPLDNQHIQVQVTGKAQTSWCSVNVLWIFILNQHKEIIDAKIKLLASPQELLALRRE, encoded by the coding sequence ATGAAGGCAGCTGAATATTTATCCAGTGCAGCTAAAAGTGTAAATGAAATTCCAGGCATTACCGAAGCTACCATTCTGGAGTATTTCGCCACTTTAAACGCTGGGGAATTTCTAGCAACTGCTGCTTTATTTGCAGAAGATGGGGTGATGTATCCACCATTTGAATCTGGTATTGTAGGGCCAGATGCGATCGCTAATTATTTACAACAAGAAGCCCAAGACATCAAAGCTGATACCCATCAAGGAATTGTTGAACCATTGGACAATCAGCACATCCAAGTCCAAGTTACGGGCAAAGCACAGACTTCTTGGTGTAGTGTTAACGTCTTATGGATATTTATCCTCAACCAACACAAGGAAATTATTGACGCTAAAATCAAACTTCTAGCATCTCCCCAAGAATTATTAGCTCTGCGCCGCGAATAA
- a CDS encoding RNA-guided endonuclease InsQ/TnpB family protein produces MYGCQQTLIHAPPDVQAIIEYLCTESNKVWNCSVYYARQIYFKTGKVIKRAEICAEMFRSKNKHFGAMYVSSAQQTCNNVAEAFKSFQELTKLWKRGELPDKPSLPKYRKTGLFTVTYPKRWLKLTDDGIRIPLGNQVKTWFGVDAIYLPMPSNLKWEDIKELRILPRNRCFYAEFVYPTEDVKSQLNKSRVLGIDHGIDNWLTCVSNVGTSFIIDGKHLKSLNQWYNKRVATLKENKEQGFWSKQLATITEKRNRQMRDAVNKAARLVINHCLENSIGRIVFGWNQRQKDSANMGRKANQKFVQIPTAKLKERIFQLSQQYGIDFVETEEANTSAASFVDSDSLPKYGEKPEDWKSSGKRVKRGLFRTASNWYINADANGAANIISKVAATLGINLSGVSRGALTTPLRVHLWTLKNPPTFCLNERSEI; encoded by the coding sequence ATGTATGGATGTCAACAGACGCTAATTCATGCTCCACCTGATGTTCAGGCTATTATTGAGTACCTATGCACAGAATCAAACAAAGTTTGGAACTGCTCTGTCTATTATGCTAGACAAATCTATTTTAAGACTGGCAAGGTAATTAAACGTGCAGAAATATGTGCTGAGATGTTTCGCTCCAAAAACAAACATTTTGGAGCAATGTATGTATCCTCTGCACAACAAACTTGCAATAATGTTGCAGAAGCTTTCAAGTCATTTCAAGAATTAACAAAACTGTGGAAACGTGGAGAGCTTCCAGATAAGCCATCATTACCCAAATACCGTAAAACTGGATTATTTACAGTCACTTATCCTAAGCGTTGGCTGAAACTAACAGATGATGGTATTAGAATCCCACTAGGTAATCAGGTTAAAACTTGGTTTGGTGTTGACGCAATTTATTTACCAATGCCATCAAACTTAAAGTGGGAGGATATTAAAGAACTTAGAATACTACCTAGAAATAGATGCTTTTATGCTGAATTTGTTTATCCGACTGAAGATGTTAAGTCTCAATTAAATAAAAGTAGGGTCTTAGGGATTGACCACGGTATTGACAATTGGTTGACTTGCGTTAGTAATGTAGGCACAAGTTTTATCATTGATGGGAAGCATCTCAAATCTTTAAATCAATGGTACAACAAGCGAGTTGCCACTCTAAAAGAGAACAAAGAGCAAGGTTTTTGGTCTAAGCAATTAGCTACAATCACAGAAAAACGCAATCGACAGATGCGAGATGCTGTGAACAAAGCAGCAAGATTAGTGATTAATCACTGCCTGGAGAATAGCATTGGTCGAATTGTTTTTGGATGGAATCAAAGACAAAAAGACAGTGCCAATATGGGGCGTAAAGCTAATCAGAAGTTTGTTCAAATCCCCACAGCTAAACTTAAAGAACGCATTTTTCAACTTAGTCAGCAATATGGAATTGATTTTGTAGAAACCGAAGAAGCGAATACTTCTGCTGCCTCATTTGTTGATAGTGATAGTCTCCCTAAATATGGTGAAAAACCCGAAGATTGGAAGTCATCAGGCAAGCGAGTAAAGCGCGGATTGTTCCGTACTGCAAGCAATTGGTATATAAATGCTGATGCCAATGGAGCAGCAAATATAATTTCCAAAGTAGCGGCAACATTGGGGATTAACCTCAGTGGAGTCAGTAGAGGCGCATTGACTACGCCATTACGAGTTCATTTGTGGACTCTTAAGAATCCCCCGACTTTTTGTTTAAATGAGCGAAGCGAAATTTAA
- the tnpA gene encoding IS200/IS605 family transposase: MRKQTFEYQHYNHSVGLAIVHFVFIPKRRKPVLKGEIRNRLYQIWQELATEKKWNIRALEIAPDHIHLFVEINPTDPIHLVVKAFKGRSSNYLRKEFPELKKLPSLWSKSYFFSTAGNVSAATIQKYIEDPHHY; this comes from the coding sequence ATGCGTAAACAGACTTTTGAGTATCAGCACTATAACCACTCTGTAGGCTTGGCTATTGTTCATTTTGTCTTCATACCAAAGCGACGCAAGCCCGTTTTAAAGGGTGAAATCAGGAATCGCCTTTATCAAATATGGCAAGAATTAGCTACAGAGAAAAAGTGGAACATTCGTGCTTTGGAGATTGCGCCAGATCACATTCATTTATTTGTTGAAATCAACCCAACAGACCCAATTCATTTAGTTGTTAAAGCTTTTAAAGGAAGGTCTTCAAATTATTTACGCAAGGAGTTTCCAGAACTTAAAAAACTTCCAAGTCTATGGAGCAAAAGCTATTTTTTTAGTACCGCAGGTAATGTTAGTGCTGCCACAATTCAAAAGTACATTGAAGACCCGCATCATTATTAG
- a CDS encoding ATP-binding protein — translation MKSELHVPSDLNYLNIVENWLLGCLKVQLGESVDWSRQSSRLRLALVEAYSNVVRHAHKEQSNIPILLRLELKERDIALEVWDYGTGFDMSTYFPPNPLDKQEGGYGWLIMNRLMDKVEYHLQVDGANCLKLEARIPELAQEVTV, via the coding sequence ATGAAAAGTGAGCTTCATGTACCAAGCGATTTAAATTATTTAAATATTGTTGAAAACTGGTTGCTCGGATGCTTGAAAGTCCAGCTAGGAGAATCTGTTGATTGGTCGAGACAATCAAGCCGGTTGCGTTTAGCATTGGTAGAAGCATATTCAAACGTAGTCCGTCATGCCCACAAAGAGCAGTCCAACATCCCGATTTTGCTGCGATTGGAACTCAAAGAGCGAGATATTGCCTTGGAGGTTTGGGACTACGGTACTGGTTTTGATATGTCTACTTATTTCCCACCTAATCCTTTAGATAAACAAGAAGGTGGTTATGGATGGTTAATTATGAATCGTTTGATGGATAAGGTGGAATACCACTTACAAGTTGATGGTGCGAACTGTCTCAAGTTGGAAGCCAGAATCCCAGAACTAGCTCAAGAAGTAACAGTTTAG
- a CDS encoding SpoIIE family protein phosphatase, translating into MTETEVEKLKLMVVDDEPDNLDLLYRTFRRDFQVYRANDPRKALAILEQEGEMAVIISDQRMPGMNGTELLSHTVEQFPDTIRILLTGFTDVEDLVDAINSGQVFKYITKPWNPERLKVLVEQATDTYRLVKKRTQELRRALRRESLFNAVTTAIRESLDYESMLQKIVATIGETFDATSCLLKPVECNSLTENQFSYQNSVIPAPNQTFDPHSLIEKVLETRQYQIAQDTQEGKCCNYLVVPLTYQQHLLAVLALCQWGQDYPWHDEEVQLIAGVAEQAALALSQAKLYQDLQEKQEQIKAELEVARQIQHNLLRQNLPDIPGAKLQACCYPAREVGGDFFEVFVHPKGDLWLAVGDVSGKGVPAALFMASAISVLRRELSQETPAAPNVVIHNLNHALCSDLMGNNCFITLVLACYTPSTRGLKYANAGHIYPLVWSHQATAAEQPNYLKVRGIPLGILPNWQATSGCLFLAPGDTLLLASDGITEAMVSNNCLESVKTVGGDSSVSRSMLKQDGLWQILQAQAQPLSLNHLLALIQAHNPVQEDDQTILSLEVL; encoded by the coding sequence ATGACGGAAACTGAGGTAGAAAAACTTAAGCTCATGGTAGTAGACGATGAGCCGGATAACTTAGATTTACTCTACCGTACTTTCAGGCGAGACTTCCAAGTATACAGAGCTAACGATCCTCGGAAAGCCTTGGCAATTCTAGAGCAAGAGGGTGAGATGGCTGTCATTATCTCAGACCAAAGAATGCCAGGAATGAATGGTACAGAACTGCTAAGTCATACAGTAGAACAGTTTCCCGACACAATTCGGATTTTACTAACTGGCTTTACAGATGTTGAAGATTTGGTAGATGCCATTAACTCCGGTCAAGTATTCAAGTACATTACCAAACCTTGGAATCCTGAACGGCTAAAAGTTTTAGTCGAACAAGCCACTGATACATATCGCTTAGTCAAAAAGCGTACCCAAGAATTACGCCGGGCTTTGCGGCGAGAATCTTTATTTAATGCGGTGACAACGGCAATTCGAGAGTCGTTGGATTATGAAAGTATGTTGCAAAAAATTGTAGCTACCATTGGCGAAACCTTTGATGCTACTTCCTGCCTACTCAAACCCGTAGAATGTAACAGTCTGACAGAAAACCAGTTTTCCTATCAAAATTCTGTAATTCCTGCACCAAATCAGACCTTTGATCCTCATTCTTTAATTGAAAAAGTCTTAGAAACCCGTCAATATCAAATTGCTCAAGATACACAAGAAGGTAAATGTTGTAACTATTTAGTTGTACCCCTCACTTACCAGCAACATCTGCTAGCTGTGTTAGCTCTATGCCAGTGGGGACAAGATTACCCTTGGCATGATGAAGAAGTCCAACTCATTGCCGGTGTAGCAGAACAAGCAGCTTTAGCTCTTTCCCAAGCCAAACTTTACCAGGACCTCCAGGAAAAACAAGAGCAAATCAAAGCTGAGTTAGAAGTTGCCCGCCAAATTCAACACAACCTGCTACGCCAAAATTTACCAGATATCCCAGGTGCAAAGTTACAAGCCTGCTGCTACCCAGCACGAGAAGTAGGAGGAGATTTTTTTGAAGTTTTTGTCCATCCCAAAGGTGATTTATGGTTAGCAGTTGGCGATGTTTCTGGTAAGGGTGTGCCAGCTGCTTTATTTATGGCTAGTGCTATTTCCGTATTGCGGCGGGAATTATCTCAGGAAACACCAGCTGCTCCCAATGTAGTTATACATAATCTCAACCATGCTTTGTGTAGTGACTTGATGGGCAACAATTGCTTCATTACTCTTGTCTTGGCTTGTTATACCCCTAGTACCAGAGGACTAAAATATGCCAATGCTGGACATATTTATCCCCTGGTGTGGTCACACCAAGCCACAGCAGCAGAACAACCAAACTATCTCAAAGTCCGGGGTATTCCGTTAGGAATCTTACCGAATTGGCAAGCAACATCAGGTTGTTTATTTCTCGCGCCTGGAGATACATTGCTGCTAGCCAGTGATGGCATTACAGAGGCAATGGTATCAAATAACTGCTTAGAATCCGTAAAAACCGTGGGTGGCGATTCGTCAGTGAGCCGTTCTATGCTGAAACAAGATGGTCTGTGGCAAATATTACAAGCACAAGCCCAACCACTGTCTCTCAATCATTTACTAGCTCTCATCCAGGCACATAACCCCGTTCAAGAAGATGATCAAACTATACTTTCACTAGAGGTTTTATAA
- a CDS encoding response regulator transcription factor, producing the protein MSKIRIALIEDHDLTRVGIRTALQQREGIEVVGEAANANEGLNLLRMVQPDIAIVDIGLPDKDGIELTRELKSTTNGDESETKVLILTLQDNKEAVLAAFAAGADSYCMKDIKFDNLLEAVKVTYNGNAWIDPAIARIVLQQAQQNPTKTETAMGYAPPLAIADQKNASPNLDAGENQNSIDPYALTERELEVLQLIVEGCSNAVIAERLYITVGTVKTHVRNILNKLCADDRTQAAVRALRSGLVG; encoded by the coding sequence ATGAGTAAAATTCGGATTGCGCTGATTGAAGATCATGATCTGACCCGTGTGGGTATTCGTACAGCTTTACAACAAAGGGAAGGAATCGAAGTTGTAGGCGAAGCTGCTAATGCTAATGAAGGACTGAATTTGTTAAGAATGGTACAGCCAGATATTGCAATTGTCGATATTGGTTTACCAGATAAAGATGGGATTGAACTCACACGGGAGTTAAAATCCACTACTAATGGCGATGAGTCAGAAACCAAAGTATTAATTCTCACACTTCAGGATAATAAAGAAGCGGTGTTAGCGGCCTTTGCGGCTGGGGCTGACTCTTACTGCATGAAAGATATTAAGTTTGACAACTTGCTGGAAGCTGTAAAAGTAACTTACAATGGCAACGCTTGGATAGATCCAGCGATCGCTAGAATTGTCTTACAACAGGCGCAACAAAATCCTACCAAAACGGAAACTGCGATGGGCTACGCCCCGCCTTTAGCGATCGCCGATCAAAAAAATGCTTCCCCCAACCTGGATGCAGGAGAAAACCAGAATAGTATTGATCCTTACGCTCTCACAGAAAGAGAATTAGAAGTTTTACAGTTAATTGTCGAAGGTTGCAGCAACGCAGTAATTGCAGAACGCCTCTACATCACAGTGGGGACAGTGAAAACCCATGTCCGTAATATTTTGAATAAGCTATGCGCCGATGACCGCACTCAAGCAGCCGTCCGTGCTTTACGTTCTGGCTTAGTAGGTTGA
- a CDS encoding WecB/TagA/CpsF family glycosyltransferase codes for MFQPTRVFSVLGIPVHVMNDYPGWLLECLQHSQGTHVITLNAEMTMQAQQNPVLANVIQSAELVIPDGAGVVLYLQWLLWQKVQRCPGIELAEKLLRAIGQQHTDKKVFFYGGAPGVAAQAAEFWQQQAPGLNIVGTHSGYHAAEEEQKLHQTLAQLQPQVILVGLGVPRQELWIAQNRHLCPQAIWIGVGGSFDIWSGTKSRAPAWLGNNNLEWLYRLYQEPWRWRRMLALPKFAVKAFVYRLTARSAT; via the coding sequence ATGTTTCAACCGACTAGAGTGTTTTCGGTTTTGGGGATACCAGTTCATGTGATGAATGACTATCCAGGCTGGTTGCTGGAGTGCTTGCAACACAGTCAAGGAACTCATGTCATCACACTCAATGCAGAAATGACTATGCAGGCGCAGCAGAATCCTGTCCTAGCCAATGTTATTCAAAGTGCTGAGTTAGTGATTCCAGATGGTGCAGGGGTAGTGCTGTATTTGCAGTGGTTGCTCTGGCAAAAAGTTCAACGTTGTCCCGGTATTGAATTAGCAGAAAAGCTGTTACGCGCAATTGGACAGCAGCATACAGACAAAAAAGTATTTTTCTATGGTGGCGCGCCAGGAGTAGCCGCACAAGCAGCAGAGTTTTGGCAGCAGCAAGCCCCTGGTTTGAACATAGTAGGTACTCACTCCGGCTACCATGCTGCCGAGGAAGAACAAAAATTACACCAAACTTTAGCTCAATTACAACCACAAGTCATTTTGGTAGGTTTGGGAGTACCACGTCAAGAATTATGGATTGCCCAAAACCGTCATTTGTGTCCCCAAGCGATTTGGATTGGTGTTGGTGGCAGTTTTGATATTTGGTCAGGGACGAAATCTCGCGCACCGGCTTGGTTGGGTAATAATAATTTGGAATGGTTATATCGACTTTATCAAGAACCTTGGCGTTGGCGGCGGATGCTGGCTTTACCCAAGTTCGCTGTCAAAGCCTTTGTATATCGATTGACAGCTAGAAGTGCTACTTGA
- the ftsE gene encoding cell division ATP-binding protein FtsE: MPVLTNPVITNPQNESASEQHNFSVSNMVQLRSVTKTYSNGCDALLDVNLEVKHKEFLFITGPSGSGKSTLLKLLYGEELPTQGEVIVNECNVSTLRGDRLSLLRRRIGIIFQDYKLIYQRTVAENITFVLQAQGYTRKEIQRRLEPTLKLVGLLSKADCFPEQLSGGEQQRVSIARAIVATPPLILADEPTGNLDPDNSWQVMKILQKLNSFGATVIVTTHDEQLVRRCNKPVVQVCNGRLYR; the protein is encoded by the coding sequence ATGCCAGTATTAACAAATCCAGTAATTACCAATCCTCAAAATGAGAGTGCAAGTGAGCAGCACAATTTTAGTGTTAGTAACATGGTGCAATTACGCTCTGTGACAAAAACCTACAGTAATGGTTGTGATGCTTTATTAGATGTCAACTTAGAGGTTAAACACAAAGAATTCTTGTTTATTACGGGGCCTAGTGGTTCTGGTAAGTCAACACTATTAAAACTGCTGTATGGTGAGGAGTTACCTACACAGGGTGAAGTGATCGTTAATGAATGTAATGTATCAACTTTGCGGGGCGATCGCTTGTCTTTATTACGGCGACGTATCGGTATTATCTTTCAAGACTATAAGCTAATTTACCAGCGTACAGTGGCGGAAAATATCACTTTTGTTTTGCAAGCTCAAGGTTATACGCGCAAAGAAATTCAAAGACGCTTAGAACCTACTTTAAAGCTGGTGGGTTTGCTTTCTAAAGCCGATTGTTTTCCTGAACAACTTTCTGGGGGAGAACAACAACGAGTTAGTATTGCACGGGCGATTGTGGCAACACCTCCTTTAATTTTGGCTGATGAACCCACAGGAAATCTTGATCCTGATAATTCCTGGCAAGTGATGAAAATTCTCCAAAAATTAAATTCTTTTGGTGCGACGGTAATTGTCACTACCCACGATGAACAATTAGTACGTCGTTGTAACAAGCCAGTAGTGCAAGTTTGTAATGGCAGACTTTATCGGTAA